The following are encoded together in the Daucus carota subsp. sativus chromosome 5, DH1 v3.0, whole genome shotgun sequence genome:
- the LOC108219716 gene encoding hexose carrier protein HEX6 isoform X2, which translates to MKLGSITTAKKSHSLLYYHVWLLPWVASFSAMILESQTCHNCKYCEGGVTSMDSFLKKFFPKVYRRMKEDAEVSNYCKFESQLLTLFTSSLYVAGLIASFVASVITDSFGRKPTIIVAGIAFLAGSGLGGWSYNVYMLILGRVLLGVGVGFANQSVPLYLSEMAPPSLRGAINMGFQFSVGIGVLMATLINYGTQKIEAGWGWRISLAMAAAPASVLTVGAIFLPETPNSLIQRGTDHEKTKKMLQKVRGTDNVQAELDDLIEASNTSKTTRKPFKNILQKKYRPQLVMAIAIPFFQQVTGINVISFYAPILFRTIGLGESASLMSAVVTGSVGIVTTFLSMLSVDKLGRRTLFMSGGIIMFVSQIMVGAVLAAKLGDAGGISKGWSYIVLILICMYVAGFGWSWGPLGWLVPSEIFPLEIRSAGQSITVAVGFLFTFIIAQTFLAMLCHFKSGIFFFFGGWVLVMTLFVHFLLPETKNVPIEQMERVWQGHWFWKNAVRGDASNEVI; encoded by the exons ATGAAGTTGGGCAGTATAACTACAGCAAAAAAATCACACTCTTTGTTGTATTATCATGTATGGTTGCTGCCATGGGTGGCATCCTTTTCGGCTATGATATTGGAATCTCAG ACTTgccataattgtaaatattgtGAAGGTGGAGTTACGTCAATGGATTCGTTTCTGAAGAAGTTCTTCCCAAAGGTGTACAGGAGAATGAAAGAAGATGCAGAAGTTAGCAACTATTGCAAATTTGAGAGTCAACTTCTGACCTTATTTACATCATCTTTATATGTAGCTGGTCTCATAGCATCCTTTGTAGCTTCAGTCATAACTGATTCCTTCGGTCGTAAGCCAACTATTATTGTTGCTGGAATTGCATTTTTAGCTGGTTCAGGCCTTGGAGGATGGAGTTATAATGTCTACATGCTCATTCTTGGCCGTGTTTTGCTTGGAGTCGGAGTTGGTTTTGCTAATCAG TCCGTTCCACTTTATCTCTCAGAAATGGCACCTCCAAGTTTAAGAGGAGCCATAAACATGGGATTTCAGTTTAGTGTAGGTATCGGAGTTTTAATGGCCACCCTTATAAACTACGGAACTCAAAAAATTGAGGCAGGTTGGGGATGGAGAATATCACTAGCAATGGCTGCAGCCCCGGCATCAGTATTAACAGTGGGTGCAATTTTCTTGCCAGAAACACCAAACAGCTTAATTCAGCGTGGAACTGATCATGAAAAGACCAAGAAAATGCTACAAAAAGTACGAGGCACAGACAATGTTCAAGCTGAATTAGATGATCTGATTGAAGCAAGCAACACTTCAAAGACCACCAGAAAACCATTCAAAAACATATTACAGAAAAAATATAGGCCTCAACTAGTCATGGCAATTGCTATTCCTTTTTTCCAACAGGTGACAGGAATCAATGTGATTTCCTTTTATGCCCCAATCTTGTTTCGCACAATTGGCTTAGGTGAAAGTGCATCACTCATGTCTGCAGTTGTGACGGGCTCTGTAGGCATCGTCACAACATTCCTGTCAATGTTGAGCGTTGATAAACTAGGTCGTCGCACATTATTTATGTCCGGGGGGATTATAATGTTTGTGTCACAAATTATGGTAGGAGCAGTACTAGCTGCTAAACTTGGGGATGCAGGTGGAATCAGCAAAGGCTGGTCATACATAGTTCTAATTttgatatgtatgtatgtagcTGGTTTTGGTTGGTCATGGGGGCCATTAGGCTGGTTAGTTCCAAGTGAAATATTTCCACTAGAGATAAGATCAGCTGGCCAAAGTATAACAGTTGCAGTAGGATTTTTGTTTACTTTTATAATTGCTCAGACATTTTTAGCCATGCTTTGTCACTTCAAGTCTGGGATATTCTTCTTTTTCGGAGGCTGGGTGCTTGTGATGACACTTTTTGTGCACTTTTTGTTGCCTGAGACGAAAAATGTGCCGATTGAGCAAATGGAGAGAGTGTGGCAAGGACATTGGTTTTGGAAGAATGCAGTGAGAGGAGATGCATCCAATGAAGTCATATGA
- the LOC108219716 gene encoding hexose carrier protein HEX6 isoform X1, translating to MAVGMSLKGDEVGQYNYSKKITLFVVLSCMVAAMGGILFGYDIGISGGVTSMDSFLKKFFPKVYRRMKEDAEVSNYCKFESQLLTLFTSSLYVAGLIASFVASVITDSFGRKPTIIVAGIAFLAGSGLGGWSYNVYMLILGRVLLGVGVGFANQSVPLYLSEMAPPSLRGAINMGFQFSVGIGVLMATLINYGTQKIEAGWGWRISLAMAAAPASVLTVGAIFLPETPNSLIQRGTDHEKTKKMLQKVRGTDNVQAELDDLIEASNTSKTTRKPFKNILQKKYRPQLVMAIAIPFFQQVTGINVISFYAPILFRTIGLGESASLMSAVVTGSVGIVTTFLSMLSVDKLGRRTLFMSGGIIMFVSQIMVGAVLAAKLGDAGGISKGWSYIVLILICMYVAGFGWSWGPLGWLVPSEIFPLEIRSAGQSITVAVGFLFTFIIAQTFLAMLCHFKSGIFFFFGGWVLVMTLFVHFLLPETKNVPIEQMERVWQGHWFWKNAVRGDASNEVI from the exons ATGGCAGTAGGCATGTCCCTGAAAGGCGATGAAGTTGGGCAGTATAACTACAGCAAAAAAATCACACTCTTTGTTGTATTATCATGTATGGTTGCTGCCATGGGTGGCATCCTTTTCGGCTATGATATTGGAATCTCAG GTGGAGTTACGTCAATGGATTCGTTTCTGAAGAAGTTCTTCCCAAAGGTGTACAGGAGAATGAAAGAAGATGCAGAAGTTAGCAACTATTGCAAATTTGAGAGTCAACTTCTGACCTTATTTACATCATCTTTATATGTAGCTGGTCTCATAGCATCCTTTGTAGCTTCAGTCATAACTGATTCCTTCGGTCGTAAGCCAACTATTATTGTTGCTGGAATTGCATTTTTAGCTGGTTCAGGCCTTGGAGGATGGAGTTATAATGTCTACATGCTCATTCTTGGCCGTGTTTTGCTTGGAGTCGGAGTTGGTTTTGCTAATCAG TCCGTTCCACTTTATCTCTCAGAAATGGCACCTCCAAGTTTAAGAGGAGCCATAAACATGGGATTTCAGTTTAGTGTAGGTATCGGAGTTTTAATGGCCACCCTTATAAACTACGGAACTCAAAAAATTGAGGCAGGTTGGGGATGGAGAATATCACTAGCAATGGCTGCAGCCCCGGCATCAGTATTAACAGTGGGTGCAATTTTCTTGCCAGAAACACCAAACAGCTTAATTCAGCGTGGAACTGATCATGAAAAGACCAAGAAAATGCTACAAAAAGTACGAGGCACAGACAATGTTCAAGCTGAATTAGATGATCTGATTGAAGCAAGCAACACTTCAAAGACCACCAGAAAACCATTCAAAAACATATTACAGAAAAAATATAGGCCTCAACTAGTCATGGCAATTGCTATTCCTTTTTTCCAACAGGTGACAGGAATCAATGTGATTTCCTTTTATGCCCCAATCTTGTTTCGCACAATTGGCTTAGGTGAAAGTGCATCACTCATGTCTGCAGTTGTGACGGGCTCTGTAGGCATCGTCACAACATTCCTGTCAATGTTGAGCGTTGATAAACTAGGTCGTCGCACATTATTTATGTCCGGGGGGATTATAATGTTTGTGTCACAAATTATGGTAGGAGCAGTACTAGCTGCTAAACTTGGGGATGCAGGTGGAATCAGCAAAGGCTGGTCATACATAGTTCTAATTttgatatgtatgtatgtagcTGGTTTTGGTTGGTCATGGGGGCCATTAGGCTGGTTAGTTCCAAGTGAAATATTTCCACTAGAGATAAGATCAGCTGGCCAAAGTATAACAGTTGCAGTAGGATTTTTGTTTACTTTTATAATTGCTCAGACATTTTTAGCCATGCTTTGTCACTTCAAGTCTGGGATATTCTTCTTTTTCGGAGGCTGGGTGCTTGTGATGACACTTTTTGTGCACTTTTTGTTGCCTGAGACGAAAAATGTGCCGATTGAGCAAATGGAGAGAGTGTGGCAAGGACATTGGTTTTGGAAGAATGCAGTGAGAGGAGATGCATCCAATGAAGTCATATGA
- the LOC108219715 gene encoding hexose carrier protein HEX6, protein MAVGMAMKADQVGQYNYSKKITLFVVLSCMVASMGGILFGYDIGISGGVTSMDSFLKKFFPEVYRRMKEDKEVSNYCKFESELLTSFTSSLYIAGLVASFVASIINDSFGRKPTIIIAGIAFLAGSGFGGWGYNVYILILGRVLLGIGVGFANQSVPLYLSEMAPPNLRGAINIGFQFCVGIGVLMANLINYGTQKIEAGWGWRISLAMAAAPALVLTIGAIFLPETPNSLIQRGADQKKTKLMLQKVRGTDDVQAELNDLIDASNNTKTIKKPFRNILKSNYRPQLVMAIAIPFFQQVTGINVIAFYAPILFRTIGLGESASLMSAVVTGCVGIVTTFLSMLSVDRLGRRTLFMFGGVIMLVSQIMVGAVLAAKLGDEGGISKGWSYIVLILICVYVAGFGWSWGPLGWLVPSEIFPLEIRSAGQSITVAVGFLFTFIIAQTFLAMLCHFKSGIFFFFGGWVLVMTLFVHFLLPETKNVPIEQMERVWKGHWFWKNVVGGDKYNEVT, encoded by the exons ATGGCAGTGGGCATGGCCATGAAAGCTGATCAAGTTGGGCAGTACAACTACAGCAAAAAGATCACACTCTTTGTTGTATTGTCATGTATGGTTGCTTCCATGGGTGGTATCCTCTTTGGCTATGACATTGGAATTTCAG GTGGAGTAACATCAATGGATTCATTTCTGAAGAAGTTCTTCCCAGAGGTGTACAGGAGAATGAAAGAAGACAAGGAAGTTAGCAATTATTGCAAGTTTGAGAGTGAGCTTTTGACCTCTTTCACATCATCTCTCTACATAGCTGGCCTTGTGGCATCCTTTGTGGCTTCAATCATAAATGATTCATTTGGTCGTAAGCCAACCATTATAATTGCTGGAATTGCGTTTTTAGCTGGTTCAGGCTTTGGCGGTTGGGGTTATAATGTCTACATACTCATTCTTGGCCGTGTTTTGCTTGGAATTGGAGTTGGTTTTGCTAATCAG TCTGTCCCATTATATCTCTCAGAAATGGCACCTCCAAATTTAAGAGGCGCAATAAATATTGGATTTCAGTTCTGTGTGGGCATCGGAGTTTTAATGGCTAATCTTATCAATTATGGAACTCAAAAAATTGAGGCAGGTTGGGGGTGGCGAATATCACTGGCAATGGCTGCAGCCCCAGCATTAGTATTAACAATAGGTGCAATTTTCTTACCAGAAACACCAAACAGCTTAATTCAGCGTGGAGCTGATCAGAAAAAGACCAAGCTAATGCTACAAAAAGTTAGAGGCACAGATGATGTTCAAGCTGAATTAAATGATCTCATCGATGCAAGCAACAatacaaaaacaattaaaaagccATTCAGAAACATACTAAAGAGCAACTACAGGCCTCAACTCGTCATGGCAATTGCAATTCCATTTTTCCAACAGGTAACCGGTATCAATGTAATTGCCTTCTATGCACCAATCTTGTTTCGGACAATTGGCTTAGGTGAAAGTGCATCATTAATGTCTGCTGTGGTGACGGGTTGTGTAGGGATTGTCACAACATTCTTGTCAATGCTGAGTGTTGATAGACTGGGGCGTCGCACATTATTCATGTTCGGGGGGGTTATAATGTTGGTTTCGCAAATTATGGTAGGAGCAGTACTAGCTGCTAAACTAGGGGATGAAGGTGGAATCAGCAAAGGCTGGTCATACATAGTTCTAATATTGATATGTGTATATGTAGCTGGTTTTGGTTGGTCATGGGGACCATTAGGATGGTTAGTTCCAAGTGAGATATTTCCACTAGAGATAAGATCAGCAGGTCAAAGTATAACTGTGGCTGTAGGATTTTTGTTTACTTTTATAATTGCTCAAACATTTTTGGCCATGCTTTGTCACTTCAAGTCTGGGATCTTCTTCTTTTTCGGAGGCTGGGTGCTCGTGATGACACTGTTTGTCCACTTTTTGTTGCCCGAGACTAAAAATGTGCCAATTGAACAAATGGAGAGAGTGTGGAAGGGACACTGGTTTTGGAAGAATGTAGTCGGAGGAGACAAGTATAATGAAGTTACTTGA
- the LOC108222209 gene encoding putative expansin-B2: MATNVSPVLFSVSNLPHFFIVYTLCLLVFCSLNFNLCYGIRARHFNLSTVATHWSTAGATWYGSPQGAGSDGGSCGYGDLVSQPPFSSMITGIGPSLYNSGKECGACYQVKCTKHPSCSGKPARVVITDFCPGCTTEKAHFDLSGTSFGAMAIPGQEKHLRDAGILEIRFARVACDYAGTNIAFHVDQGSNSNYIAFVVEFEEGDGDIGAVGLMETTSSSKTSSTNGQVITTEWRGMQQSWGAVWKLDAGGELKPPLSIQLTSQYTEQTIVAKNVIPVGWKPGATYRSVVNFL; this comes from the exons ATGGCTACTAATGTTTCCCCTGTGCTCTTTTCAGTTTCGAATTTACCacatttcttcattgtttacacATTGTGCTTGCTGGTTTTCTGTAGTCTTAATTTTAACTTGTGCTATGGGATCAGAGCAAGACATTTTAACTTGTCCACTGTAGCCACTCACTGGTCCACTGCTGGTGCAACATGGTACGGCAGCCCTCAAGGCGCCGGAAGCGATG GAGGATCATGTGGATATGGGGATTTAGTGTCTCAACCACCTTTTTCTTCAATGATTACTGGAATTGGCCCTTCCCTGTACAATTCTGGCAAGGAATGTGGAGCTTGCTATCAG GTGAAATGTACCAAACACCCTTCTTGCTCAGGCAAGCCAGCAAGAGTTGTGATTACTGACTTTTGCCCTGGATGCACAACCGAGAAAGCTCATTTCGATTTAAGTGGAACATCATTTGGTGCCATGGCCATTCCTGGTCAGGAGAAACATCTCCGAGATGCTGGAATTTTAGAAATCAGATTTGCTCG TGTTGCGTGTGATTATGCTGGGACAAACATAGCATTCCACGTTGACCAGGGATCAAACTCTAATTACATTGCATTCGTGGTTGAGTTTGAGGAAGGAGATGGTGATATTGGCGCGGTTGGCCTAATGGAAACCACCTCCTCATCAAAAACCTCGAGTACTAATGGCCAGGTAATCACAACTGAATGGAGGGGAATGCAACAATCCTGGGGCGCAGTTTGGAAGCTCGATGCTGGCGGAGAATTAAAACCTCCATTGTCAATCCAATTAACCTCTCAGTATACAGAACAGACAATAGTCGCAAAGAATGTGATTCCAGTAGGCTGGAAACCTGGTGCCACCTATCGTTCCGTGGTCAATTTTCTTTGA
- the LOC108220512 gene encoding DNA-directed RNA polymerase III subunit rpc4, with amino-acid sequence MDLDGSPSKPKARKVKFAPKGPPPRRKLPVAPKTEEEIDARDEEAAQALFRRANERRGKREPKVDKKSSVHVAFGGRSETSTSLTKWGRPKEGIFSKTEDLVLHDSAQSYKQNTVSSLLNSATDETGGGPLVCFDTSHQKLEKDYIEPWDYNHSFYPVTLPLRRPYSGDPEILDQAEFGEGGPAKEYDEELTNSAAELGLLTENKDTQMLFFQLPPNLPLFRSRAGADATVDNSKISESESALCTGREQETARSLTPLRGADALAKAKGKEKVGQGGTGISHGVSPALKGVEIIGRSMLSRKKNEHLENLPAGYMGKMLVYKNGAIKLKLGDILYDVSAGSSCNFAQDVAAINTVDKECCFLGEIGKRAVVTPDQSLYDNVIDLT; translated from the exons ATGGATCTCGACGGTAGTCCTTCAAAACCTAAAGCAAGAAAG GTCAAATTTGCTCCTAAAGGACCTCCTCCTCGTCGTAAGCTCCCCGTTGCCCCTAAAAC GGAGGAAGAGATTgatgcaagggatgaggaagctGCACAAGCACTCTTTCGTAGAGCCAAT GAGCGACGTGGAAAACGAGAACCTAAAGTCGACAAAAAAT CATCAGTGCATGTTGCTTTTGGTGGGAGATCTGAAACTTCAACTTCTTTAACTAAATGGGGAAGGCCCAAGGAAGGAATTTTTAGTAAAACTGAGGATCTAGTATTACATGATTCCGCCCAAAGCTACAAGCAAAACACTGTTTCTTCCCTTTTAAATTCTGCCACAGATGAAACTGGAGGAGGTCCATTAGTCTGCTTTGATACATCACATCAGAAACTTGAAAAGGATTACATAGAGCCCTGG GATTACAACCACTCATTTTATCCTGTCACTCTTCCCTTAAGGAGGCCTTATTCTGGAGATCCAG AAATTCTTGATCAAGCTGAATTTGGGGAAGGTGGACCTGCCAAGGAGTATGATGAAGAGCTCACAAATTCTGCTGCGGAGCTTGGGTTGCTG ACTGAAAACAAGGATACCCAGATGCTTTTTTTCCAGCTTCCTCCTAATCTGCCACTATTCAGGAGTCGGGCTGGTGCAGATGCTACAGTTGACAACTCAAAGATATCTGAGAGTGAAAGTGCTTTGTGCACTGGAAGGGAGCAAGAAACTGCTAGAAGCTTAACACCATTGCGAGGAGCAGATGCTTTAGCTAAAGCAAAGGGAAAAGAGAAAGTTGGCCAAGGGGGTACAGGTATTTCACATGGTGTTTCACCTGCTTTAAAGGGGGTGGAAATCATTGGCAGGTCCATGCTATCAAGGAAGAAAAATGAACATTTGGAAAACTTACCAGCAGGATACATGGGGAAAATGTTAGTTTACAAGAATGGGGCAATTAAACTAAAGCTGGGAGACATCTTATATGAT GTTTCTGCTGGTTCCAGTTGCAACTTTGCTCAAGATGTTGCAGCTATCAATACAGTTGATAAAGAATGTTGCTTTCTTGGAGAAATCGGGAAGCGAGCTGTTGTAACACCTGACCAATCCCTTTATGACAATGTGATTGACTTAACATAA